The proteins below come from a single Iocasia fonsfrigidae genomic window:
- a CDS encoding LysM peptidoglycan-binding domain-containing protein — protein MVMDLEEMYQNDLEEDINNYIKDKKLSEGKVIFFERDHRIEDGEIIEENRGYFYMYQIENGKALMSSKTEIIDFVWNDNIEPQANIKDANKIADNYTAAFNMGDEESRGMLKNDLYYIADWGSTFAGAWKNIKGPKGDTIGEVLQDMFNEENKDFFLSSFRGLTGSMSNAVKLADMDKVAYTKEEIEEMQFDTATEIIKLMIGYSYDKMNKNWSPDKFKKELGELSESRNIPLKKLTEFVQNWLAVYGPALVTAKLRMEKLKDLGRLSAGQETAYFFYEFNKEIMLNRVAAKTMSMVMALGTILCKSGVWQLVILGMGLVISAQPISVGVRQAVKDRMEEGEVDYAKAFEAAVDALKKELSLAELLKGPDKLFLIFGQNTDDPMIAQIEIDAPGVWDMFEIVGKSLKDLDFKGVRDGLNPDNEEIYQNEIKGNARILGNLKAIANLVGDEYTVEKDNYYVAFFDEKIMDNILGDLFKYSKYGSSRVVSSEIRKIEKGETLSEIAEEYSDKGVTVESLAEENHIANFDYRG, from the coding sequence ATGGTTATGGACTTAGAAGAAATGTATCAGAATGATTTGGAAGAGGACATTAATAATTATATAAAGGATAAAAAACTAAGTGAAGGGAAGGTGATATTCTTTGAGAGGGATCATCGAATTGAAGATGGTGAAATAATAGAAGAAAACAGAGGTTATTTTTACATGTATCAAATAGAGAATGGTAAAGCATTGATGTCATCTAAAACAGAAATAATTGACTTTGTTTGGAATGATAATATTGAACCTCAAGCAAATATTAAAGATGCCAATAAAATAGCCGATAATTACACAGCAGCCTTCAATATGGGTGATGAAGAGAGCAGGGGTATGTTGAAGAATGACTTATATTATATAGCAGATTGGGGTAGTACTTTTGCGGGTGCCTGGAAAAATATTAAGGGGCCAAAGGGAGATACGATTGGGGAAGTTCTTCAGGATATGTTTAATGAGGAGAATAAGGATTTCTTTTTGAGTTCTTTTAGGGGATTGACAGGTTCTATGTCTAATGCTGTGAAATTAGCAGATATGGATAAGGTGGCTTATACTAAGGAAGAGATAGAGGAGATGCAGTTTGATACTGCTACTGAAATAATTAAACTAATGATTGGTTATTCCTATGATAAGATGAATAAGAACTGGAGTCCGGATAAATTTAAAAAAGAACTTGGAGAACTTAGTGAAAGTAGGAATATTCCTTTAAAAAAATTAACTGAATTTGTCCAGAACTGGTTAGCTGTCTATGGCCCTGCCCTGGTTACGGCCAAGCTTAGAATGGAGAAGTTGAAGGACCTGGGTAGGTTGTCAGCAGGCCAGGAGACTGCATATTTTTTCTATGAGTTTAATAAGGAGATTATGCTTAACAGGGTAGCGGCTAAGACGATGTCAATGGTGATGGCTTTGGGGACAATCTTATGTAAGTCCGGGGTCTGGCAGCTGGTTATACTGGGGATGGGTTTGGTAATTAGTGCTCAGCCAATTTCAGTCGGTGTCAGACAGGCGGTTAAGGATCGGATGGAAGAGGGTGAGGTTGATTATGCTAAGGCCTTTGAGGCTGCTGTTGATGCCTTGAAGAAGGAACTAAGTCTGGCTGAATTATTAAAGGGTCCGGACAAGTTGTTCTTAATTTTTGGCCAGAATACTGATGACCCGATGATAGCTCAAATAGAGATTGATGCCCCGGGTGTCTGGGATATGTTCGAGATAGTAGGAAAGAGTTTAAAAGACCTGGACTTCAAAGGGGTTAGAGATGGTTTGAATCCGGATAATGAAGAGATCTATCAAAATGAAATCAAGGGTAATGCCCGTATTTTGGGTAATTTGAAGGCTATAGCTAATCTGGTGGGGGATGAATATACAGTAGAAAAAGATAATTACTATGTGGCATTTTTCGATGAGAAGATTATGGATAATATCCTGGGTGATTTGTTTAAATACAGTAAATATGGTAGTTCAAGGGTAGTAAGCAGTGAGATTCGTAAGATAGAGAAAGGAGAAACCTTATCTGAGATTGCTGAGGAATATAGTGATAAGGGTGTTACTGTAGAATCGCTGGCTGAGGAAAACCATATTGCTAACTTTGATTATAGAGGGTGA
- a CDS encoding PP2C family protein-serine/threonine phosphatase translates to MSFKTLTLLPAVIIVLIILGLIIARFIIKRKVKKPTLIVGFAQGLGKREEQEDSFSTIENESGFLAVLADGMGGFSLGKEASELVVKSFLGEFTKNYNIKSINDFLVNTTHISNYKLVEFAKGENMGTTLIATFIRDNILYWVSVGDSQIYLYRNKELHEINPRHTFAIELRKACRKGEISRETARNHPKRDRLISYLGYRDFHLLDYSKTPIKLLKNDMVILCSDGIYNSLSTYELEDILHKRKIKAAEAAAAILDRVLSKNLNNQDNATVLVIKKVK, encoded by the coding sequence ATGAGTTTTAAAACATTAACATTGTTACCAGCTGTTATTATAGTTTTAATTATTTTAGGATTGATAATAGCCCGGTTTATTATCAAAAGAAAAGTAAAAAAACCAACACTAATTGTTGGTTTTGCACAGGGCCTGGGAAAAAGGGAAGAACAGGAAGATTCATTTTCTACTATAGAAAATGAATCTGGCTTCCTGGCTGTTCTAGCAGATGGTATGGGTGGTTTTTCTCTGGGAAAAGAGGCAAGTGAACTAGTAGTTAAGTCTTTTTTGGGGGAATTCACTAAGAACTATAATATTAAATCTATTAATGATTTCCTCGTAAATACTACTCATATAAGTAACTATAAATTAGTAGAGTTTGCCAAAGGGGAAAATATGGGGACAACCCTGATAGCTACATTTATTAGAGATAATATTCTTTATTGGGTTTCTGTTGGTGACAGCCAAATATATTTATATCGCAATAAGGAACTACACGAAATAAATCCCAGGCATACTTTTGCTATTGAACTGCGTAAGGCCTGTAGGAAGGGGGAAATCAGTCGAGAAACAGCTAGAAATCATCCAAAACGGGATAGATTAATTAGTTATCTGGGATATAGGGATTTCCATCTCTTAGACTATAGTAAAACACCAATTAAACTCCTTAAAAATGATATGGTAATACTATGTAGTGATGGTATCTATAACAGTTTATCCACTTATGAGCTTGAAGATATATTACATAAAAGAAAGATAAAAGCAGCAGAGGCTGCTGCAGCTATCCTTGATAGGGTACTAAGTAAAAACCTAAATAATCAGGATAATGCCACAGTGCTGGTAATAAAAAAAGTGAAGTGA
- a CDS encoding FHA domain-containing protein has protein sequence MKMERCKAGHLYDPKKYNSCPYCEEDVLEGNRKSNINRKRSTTVSNTNENGVKTLAYWDNQDGVNPVVGWLVCIEGAEQGKDYKIISEKNFIGRSEEMHIYIAEDNAISRRNHAVISYNPKQRNFVLIPGQDTTGIIYVNEEPIYSPAELEIYDVIEMGNSKFIFIPLCGQHFEWENE, from the coding sequence ATGAAAATGGAAAGATGTAAAGCAGGGCATTTATATGACCCTAAAAAATATAATAGCTGTCCTTATTGTGAGGAAGATGTTCTCGAAGGTAATAGAAAATCTAATATAAATAGGAAGAGATCTACAACAGTATCTAATACTAATGAAAATGGAGTAAAAACTTTAGCATATTGGGATAATCAGGACGGTGTAAATCCTGTAGTAGGCTGGTTAGTATGTATTGAAGGGGCAGAACAGGGTAAAGATTACAAGATTATAAGTGAGAAAAACTTTATTGGACGTTCAGAAGAAATGCATATTTATATTGCTGAAGATAATGCTATTTCCCGTAGGAATCATGCTGTTATCAGTTATAATCCTAAACAAAGAAATTTTGTCCTTATCCCTGGACAGGATACTACAGGAATAATCTATGTTAATGAAGAACCGATTTATTCACCTGCTGAGCTAGAAATCTATGATGTAATAGAAATGGGGAATAGTAAGTTTATCTTTATTCCTTTATGCGGGCAGCATTTTGAATGGGAGAATGAATGA